The following are from one region of the Aspergillus chevalieri M1 DNA, chromosome 1, nearly complete sequence genome:
- a CDS encoding heat shock 9/12 family protein (COG:O;~EggNog:ENOG410PRTR;~InterPro:IPR007250,IPR038399;~PFAM:PF04119) — protein sequence MSDYGRKDFTTKAKEEITPDSAKSTQDKVKETVTDTTDRFTRGAQSDKDKSAPQEAWDKTQRVHDNEHHGGAGQSIGDKVKDTLGLGGNK from the exons ATGTCTGACTACGGCCGCAAGGACTTCACCACTA AGGCTAAGGAGGAGATCACTCCTGACTCGGCTAAGTCCACTCAGGATAAGGTTAAGGAGACCGTCACCGACACCACAGACCGTTTCACTCGTGGCGCCCAGTCCGACAAAGACAAGTCTGCCCCCCAGGAGGCTTGGGATAAGACCCAGCGTGTTCACGACAACGAGCACCACGGCGGTGCCGGCCAGTCGAT TGGCGACAAGGTCAAGGACACCTTGGGACTTGGCGGCAACAAATAA
- a CDS encoding uncharacterized protein (COG:I;~EggNog:ENOG410PJW8;~InterPro:IPR011042,IPR000033): MTDYPRILVLDIGLSAEPPLLQAGQVLELNPNDNTKQLRVLVSSQSLPDGIAVDSASQRMFWTCMGFPGKWDGAVYSSALDGSDVQTLVAPGKVNTPKQLALDEAAKKVYFCDREGLGVYRCNFDGSDLEALILNGEPTTPPDVAEWCVGITVAPSLGKFFWTQKGYSKSGQGRIFSADIDTPAGQSATSRDDIQVVLPGLPEPIDLEFDESSNTLYWTDRGEVPFGNSLNRARLDESGMPKTIVTSSASFTAEVQERKYEILTRNLNEAIGLKLDVERGHVYLTDLGGSVYRCDLEGKGKERLYLEDSRAFTGIALL; the protein is encoded by the coding sequence ATGACAGACTACCCCCGAatcctcgtcctcgacatCGGCCTCTCAGCCGAACCACCCCTCCTCCAAGCAGGCCAAGTCCTCGAACTCAATCCCAACGATAACACCAAACAACTACGAGTGCTAGTCTCCAGCCAATCCCTCCCAGATGGCATCGCCGTCGACTCCGCAAGCCAACGCATGTTCTGGACCTGCATGGGATTTCCCGGTAAATGGGATGGAGCAGTCTACTCGTCCGCTTTGGACGGTAGTGATGTCCAGACTCTGGTGGCACCAGGGAAAGTAAACACACCCAAGCAGTTGGCCTTGGACGAGGCCGCGAAGAAGGTTTACTTCTGTGATCGTGAGGGGCTTGGTGTTTATCGGTGTAATTTTGACGGTTCGGATCTTGAGGCGTTGATACTGAATGGTGAACCTACGACGCCACCGGATGTGGCAGAATGGTGCGTTGGAATCACTGTTGCGCCCTCGCTTGGCAAGTTCTTCTGGACACAGAAGGGATACTCGAAGTCCGGACAGGGTCGGATCTTCTCTGCCGACATCGATACACCTGCTGGCCAATCGGCGACTTCGCGGGATGATATCCAAGTTGTTCTGCCTGGCTTACCGGAGCCTATCGATCTCGAATTCGACGAGTCTTCTAACACTTTATACTGGACTGATCGTGGAGAAGTGCCATTTGGAAACTCTCTGAACCGGGCCCGGTTGGATGAGTCGGGCATGCCAAAGACGATCGTAACGTCTTCTGCTTCGTTTACTGCGGAGGTGCAGGAGAGGAAGTATGAAATTCTTACCAGGAATTTGAATGAGGCTATTGGATTGAAGTTGGATGTTGAGCGGGGGCATGTTTATTTGACGGATCTGGGGGGTAGTGTTTATCGGTGTGATTTGGAGGGGAAGGGTAAGGAGAGGCTGTATCTTGAGGACTCGAGGGCGTTTACTGGGATTGCCCTTTTGTGA
- a CDS encoding NYN domain-containing protein (COG:S;~EggNog:ENOG410PNSA) has protein sequence MPASITSNWDFTPVINLLRSPAYTAGDSSAPSRHSEDHVATPPAEELKDINNDPGCVTPKNTNNVDTTTPKLGDFGSLWDFLGQGTAVASATTIAVEGPQGSESSNTTPRPRSPQPSTPIKILQRPSPKPLVPEVLNKGPSSISRRILVPKSRKNKLEVGVEFGSGNEHNTQKATLEATSSDSTAESDSIFDPPLSKKGGVASSAQPAKSELYDSPPSSFDELDGALTSETIKKSHESGVIRVQSNVYKSVDERRDGLHSKLLKKFPDYAGIVSGKGSSPRPVHVFVDISNIMVGFHDSVKLSRNIPIPTRIRRLPLSFKNFSLILERDRPAAKRVLVGSDRFAAIDEGEKLGYETNILDRVHKAKQITRRQVKFRKNARTASQEAATSSETNEVAAQRWVEQGVDEILHLKILESLLDTDEPATIVLATGDAAEAEYSGGFMKMVERALQRGWTVELVSFSQVTSQAYRRKEFRSKWGNRFRVIALDDYIEELLAM, from the exons ATGCCAGCATCGATTACATCCAACTGGGATTTCACTCCGGTGATTAACCTGCTCCGATCCCCCGCATACACCGCTGGGGACTCCTCGGCCCCGTCTCGCCACTCCGAAGACCATGTCGCTACACCTCCGGCCGAGGAATTGAAGGATATCAACAATGATCCAGGCTGTGTGACACCTAAGAATACCAACAATGTGGACACCACTACACCAAAACTCGGTGATTTCGGCTCTCTGTGGGATTTCTTAGGCCAAGGTACTGCCGTTGCTTCCGCAACCACCATCGCAGTCGAAGGTCCCCAAGGTTCCGAGTCTTCGAATACTACTCCCCGCCCACGGTCACCACAACCATCCACACCGATCAAGATCCTTCAGCGGCCATCACCTAAACCACTCGTTCCCGAAGTTCTAAACAAAGGTCCATCGAGCATTTCGAGACGGATCCTCGTTCCTAAATCTCGCAAGAATAAACTTGAAGTTGGTGTGGAATTCGGCTCAGGCAATGAGCACAATACCCAGAAAGCCACGCTTGAGGCTACTTCGTCTGACAGTACTGCGGAGTCGGATAGTATCTTTGATCCCCCTCTTTCAAAGAAAGGAGGTGTTGCATCCTCCGCACAGCCTGCGAAATCAGAGCTATACGATAGCCCGCCGTCTTCTTTTGACGAGCTTGATGGTGCCTTGACTTCTGAGACCATCAAAAAGTCACATGAGAGTGGTGTGATTCGCGTACAGTCAAATGTATACAAATCAGTGGATGAGCGGAGAGATGGTCTCCATTCCAAGTTACTCAAGAAATTTCCAGACTACGCGGGAATCGTGTCTGGGAAAGGCTCTTCACCCCGACCAGTTCACGTTTTCGTTGACATCTCCAAT ATTATGGTTGGATTCCATGACTCGGTTAAGTTGTCACGGAACATTCCAATACCAACTCGAATTCGCCGTCTACCGCTGTCATTTAAGAATTTCTCATTGATCCTGGAGCGTGATCGACCTGCAGCTAAGAGAGTCTTGGTAGGATCAGACCGCTTCGCAGCAATCGACGAAGGCGAAAAACTCGGCTACGAAACAAACATCTTGGATCGCGTTCACAAAGCGAAACAGATAACACGACGCCAGGTCAAGTTCCGAAAGAATGCCCGAACAGCTTCCCAAGAAGCCGCCACCAGTTCTGAAACGAACGAAGTGGCGGCCCAGCGCTgggtcgagcaaggtgtggACGAAATTCTACACCTAAAGATCCTCGAGTCTCTCCTGGACACGGACGAACCGGCGACGATTGTCCTCGCCACGGGTGATGCGGCGGAAGCTGAATACTCGGGCGGGTTCATGAAGATGGTGGAGCGGGCTCTGCAGCGAGGCTGGACCGTTGAACTGGTGAGCTTCTCGCAGGTGACGAGCCAGGCTTATCGACGGAAGGAATTCCGGTCGAAGTGGGGGAATCGGTTTAGAGTGATTGCGTTGGATGATTATATTGAGGAGCTTTTGGCGATGTGA
- a CDS encoding RING finger protein (BUSCO:EOG092627XA;~COG:O;~EggNog:ENOG410PHQN;~InterPro:IPR001841,IPR002867,IPR017907,IPR018957, IPR031127,IPR044066,IPR013083;~PFAM:PF00097,PF01485;~go_function: GO:0004842 - ubiquitin-protein transferase activity [Evidence IEA];~go_function: GO:0046872 - metal ion binding [Evidence IEA];~go_process: GO:0016567 - protein ubiquitination [Evidence IEA]): MDSDDDFMSDASSNADFLDDQGSDIESMDDFGDDIDVGFSQDKDIIGKTKKPYEVDHKVLSPEDIEREQNVQVNEVSSILGLPPESCAILLRYGRWNREKVIESYMDRPEKTLEDAGLGTNFEGAAKTEVIRGFMCDICCEDGDDLETYAMRCGHRFCVDCYRHYLAQKIREEGEASRIQCPGDSCHMIVDSKSLSLLVTENLKDRYHTLLTRTYVDDKENLKWCPAPNCEYAVDCPVRQRELNRIVPTVQCGCKHNFCFGCTLNDHQPTPCALVKKWLKKCEDDSETANWISANTKECPKCHSTIEKNGGCNHMTCRKCKHEFCWMCMGLWSEHGTSWYNCSRFEEKSGSEARTDQARSRASLERYLHYYNRYANHEQSAKLDRDLYLKTEKKMTSLQSQSGLSWIEVQFLDTASQALQQCRQTLKWTYAFAYYLARNNLTEIFEDNQKDLELAVENLSEMFEKPVPELANLKVDILDKTAYCNKRRVILLSDTAENLKDGEWSFNVEW; encoded by the exons ATGGATTCGGACGATGATTTCATGAGCGATGCGTCCTCGAATGCGGACTTCTTGGATGACCAGGGAAGTGATATTGAGAGCATGGATG ATTTTGGTGATGATATCGACGTAGGATTTTCCCAAGACAAGGATATCATCGGGAAGACAAAGAAGCCATACGAAGTGGATCATAAGGTATTAAGTCCGGAGGATATCGAGCGGGAGCAGAATGTACAAGTCAACGAGGTCTCGTCGATCCTGGGCCTGCCGCCGGAGTCATGCGCTATTTTATTGCGATACGGGCGATGGAATCGGGAAAAGGTGATTGAATCTTACATGGATCGCCCGGAAAAGACACTGGAAGATGCGGGTCTTGGGACAAATTTCGAAGGTGCAGCAAAGACGGAGGTGATACGGGGATTCATGTGCGACATTTGCTGCGAGGATGGAGACGATCTAGAGACttatgcgatgcgatgcgggCATCGCTTTTGCGTGGATTGCTATCGACATTATCTGGCCCAGAAGATTCGTGAAGAAGGAGAGGCATCAAGGATTCAATGTCCGGGAGACAGCTGCCATATGATCGTGGACTCGAAGAGCTTGAGTCTACTTGTTACAGAGAATCTCAAGGACAGGTATCATACACTTCTGACCCGGACTTATGTCGATGACAAGGAGAACCTTAAGTGGTGCCCTGCTCCGAACTGCGAATATGCGGTTGATTGTCCGGTCAGACAGCGGGAACTCAACCGCATCGTGCCTACCGTGCAATGCGGATGCAAGCATAACTTTTGCTTTGGCTGCACGCTCAACGATCACCAACCAACACCCTGTGCTTTGGTGAAGAAGTGGCTCAAGAAGTGCGAAGACGATTCGGAAACAGCAAACTGGATTTCAGCCAACACCAAGGAATGCCCCAAATGCCACTCCACGATCgagaagaacggcggatGCAATCACATGACGTGCCGCAAATGTAAGCACGAGTTTTGCTGGATGTGCATGGGTCTATGGTCGGAGCATGGCACGAGTTGGTATAACTGCAGCAGATTCGAAGAGAAGTCGGGGTCAGAGGCTCGCACAGATCAGGCCCGGTCTCGCGCGTCGCTGGAACGGTATCTACACTATTACAACCGATACGCCAACCACGAGCAATCTGCGAAGCTGGATCGAGATCTGTATCTGAAGACCGAGAAGAAGATGACTAGTCTTCAGTCGCAGTCGGGTCTCTCGTGGATTGAAGTGCAGTTCCTCGACACTGCATCGCAAGCTCTCCAACAGTGCCGGCAGACACTGAAGTGGACCTACGCATTTGCCTACTACCTTGCCCGGAACAACCTCACAGAGATCTTTGAGGACAACCAGAAGGACCTGGAACTGGCAGTAGAGAATCTGAGTGAAATGTTCGAAAAGCCGGTACCGGAGCTGGCGAATCTCAAGGTGGACATTTTGGACAAGACGGCGTATTGCAACAAGCGCCGGGTGATCTTGTTGAGTGACACCGCGGAAAACTTGAAAGATG GCGAGTGGTCATTCAACGTGGAGTGGTGA
- the mrsA gene encoding putative mitochondrial carrier protein (COG:C;~EggNog:ENOG410PGAR;~InterPro:IPR018108,IPR023395,IPR002067;~PFAM:PF00153;~go_process: GO:0055085 - transmembrane transport [Evidence IEA]), with amino-acid sequence MAAPDQVPGEEYDYEALPSNYGLGRNMLAGAFAGIAEHAVMYPVDLLKTRMQILHPSGALYTGLTNAVSTIYRIEGWRTLWKGVSSVIVGAGPAHAVYFGTYEIVKEFAGGNVDEGHHPLAAALSGASATIASDALMNPFDVIKQRMQVHGSVHKTLAQCARSVYRTEGLQAFYVSYPTTLCMTVPFTATQFVAYESLSKVMNPSQEYDPFTHCIAGGLAGAFAAGLTTPLDVVKTLLQTRGLAQNEEVRSAKGLINAATIIKRQFGWGGFLRGARPRIISTMPSTAICWTSYEMAKAYFKRQVNE; translated from the exons ATGGCAGCCCCAGATCAGGTTCCGGGGGAGGAATACGA CTATGAAGCGCTCCCCTCGAACTACGGCCTCGGCCGGAATATGCTTGCCGGTGCTTTTGCAGGGATAGCG GAACACGCTGTGATGTATCCGGTGGATTTGTTGAAG ACTCGCATGCAAATCCTACATCCCTCCGGAGCGCTTTATACAGGTCTGACCAATGCGGTCTCGACTATCTACCGGATCGAAGGTTGGAGGACACTATGGAAGGGCGTTTCGAGTGTGATTGTGGGTGCTGGTCCGGCCCATGCGGTGTACTTTGGCACATATGAGATTGTCAAGGAATTCGCAGGGGGGAATGTGGACGAGGGGCATCATCCGCTGGCGGCTGCTCTGAGCGGTGCATCTGCGACCATTGCCAGTGACGcattgatgaatccttttgATG TGATCAAGCAGCGCATGCAGGTTCATGGCTCAGTGCACAAGACCCTCGCCCAATGTGCGCGGTCCGTCTACCGCACAGAAGGTCTCCAGGCTTTCTACGTCTCCTACCCTACCACCCTTTGCATGACAGTCCCCTTTACCGCCACCCAATTCGTCGCATATGAGTCGCTTTCCAAGGTCATGAACCCATCGCAGGAATACGACCCCTTCACCCACTGCATCGCCGGTGGTCTGGCCGGTGCCTTTGCGGCCGGTCTCACCACTCCTTTGGACGTCGTGAAGACGCTCCTTCAGACCCGTGGCCTGGCACAAAATGAGGAGGTGCGGTCGGCCAAGGGGTTGATTAACGCTGCCACTATTATTAAGCGCCAGTTTGGCTGGGGCGGGTTCCTGCGTGGTGCGAGGCCGCGGATTATTTCTACGATGCCCAGTACGGCGATTTGCTG GACATCGTATGAAATGGCCAAGGCGTACTTTAAGCGCCAGGTAAATGAATAA
- a CDS encoding uncharacterized protein (COG:I;~EggNog:ENOG410PVDS;~InterPro:IPR006176,IPR006108,IPR036291,IPR008927, IPR013328;~PFAM:PF02737,PF00725;~go_function: GO:0003857 - 3-hydroxyacyl-CoA dehydrogenase activity [Evidence IEA];~go_function: GO:0016491 - oxidoreductase activity [Evidence IEA];~go_process: GO:0006631 - fatty acid metabolic process [Evidence IEA];~go_process: GO:0055114 - oxidation-reduction process [Evidence IEA]), translated as MNTIKTIGVVGTGVIGASWTALFLAKGYKVIVTDPAPGAEEKLQAYLQKEWPTLTKIGLVPGASLQNYQFVENIDEYLGEVDYIQENGPERLDIKRPLITHLDANTRPDITIASSSSGLPSSQFVTDCTKNPSRILIGHPFNPPHLIPLVEVVPHPGTNAETISTAMNFYPKLGKDPVLVKQETPGFIANRLQAAVCNEAYSLVGRGVISAEDLDKTMTSGLGLRWAVNGPLMTNALGGGRSFRHFIDHIGPAVKSWGDDMKQYEFGHEPEKRDKVTEKVEEYVGGVDLDEVEKRRDEFILNSIQFKSSARGA; from the exons ATGAATACTATCAAAACAATCGGCGTCGTCGGAACTGGTGTCATCGGCGCCAGTTGGACAGCCCTATTCCTAGCCAAAGGATACAAGGTTATCGTGACAGACCCGGCACCTGGTGCGGAAGAGAAGCTGCAAGCCTACCTACAGAAAGAATGGCCGACATTAACCAAAATCGGACTCGTACCCGGCGCATCATTGCAAAACTACCAATTCGTCGAAAACATTGACGAGTACCTCGGAGAAGTTGATTACATTCAAGAG AATGGCCCTGAACGACTAGACATCAAACGTCCCCTCATCACCCACCTCGACGCCAACACCCGGCCAGACATCACCAtcgcatcctcatcatccggTCTCCCCTCTTCGCAATTCGTCACAGACTGTACCAAGAACCCATCCCGCATCCTGATCGGTCATCCATTCAACCCACCACATCTTATTCCCCTGGTCGAGGTGGTACCCCACCCAGGTACAAATGCGGAAACCATCTCGACCGCGATGAACTTCTACCCAAAACTGGGCAAAGATCCTGTGCTTGTGAAGCAGGAAACACCGGGGTTCATTGCCAATCGTCTTCAGGCGGCTGTTTGTAACGAGGCGTATAGTCTTGTTGGGAGAGGTGTTATTTCTGCTGAGGATTTGG ACAAAACAATGACATCCGGCCTCGGTCTCCGCTGGGCCGTGAACGGTCCCCTGATGACGAATGCCCTCGGCGGTGGTAGAAGTTTCCGGCACTTTATTGACCATATTGGACCTGCGGTGAAGTCTTGGGGTGATGATATGAAGCAGTATGAGTTTGGGCATGAACCGGAGAAGAGGGATAAGGTGACTGAGAAGGTTGAGGAGTATGTAGGGGGTGTTGATTTGGACGAAGTTGAGAAGAGGAGGGATGAGTTTATTCTTAATTCTATTCAGTTTAAGTCTAGTGCTAGGGGTGCTTAG
- a CDS encoding putative AAA family ATPase (COG:O;~EggNog:ENOG410PFDY;~InterPro:IPR003959,IPR003960,IPR027417,IPR003593, IPR015415;~PFAM:PF09336,PF00004;~go_function: GO:0005524 - ATP binding [Evidence IEA];~go_function: GO:0016887 - ATPase activity [Evidence IEA]), which translates to MAKTTSSLQKTYDECYLTCSTAVYFEGKNNEAEALRSWRSALETINYHNAYRLSATYTPRTETEKALQDSIRQLEAQCRERVDLLEALRESRKEAQKDNNPSINGNGTGNGNGNSKPTSPTGLSSLKGKFSSKSPTSPTNNTSHNNTTPGWIGDGTIPAVHYADLSKPPTLPGRPQPQTRISSESIAPRHATTTSSAVSPPSQVLSNSSSRPKSKPKPKPQSQSRILSPERKAPDNIPPMLSTLRKGYPKKDPKKDPKKQAKKKASSPRISPERTSRPAASQAAAGLAWDSNYRSPSSSDRGASDAALVSSRISVSDSRYSSGEEVPTRRTFADETEPSSPRTSDQAIRRVPAKTPVTISSAASGGARSHSASRERSYSGSAPRSSPKPSVKPKPAELKTSQQAPVRPKLNRAASGSGTPRSSRTSQPAPRTRITPTSTGNNDAGLSGSMDRMDISDPAIRRKPQVRRETPPSSDAESPGPRSTDADEDNEEDDEDEDGDEDDAIMDIMNKLPKGVDTMAARQILNDIVVRGDEVHWDDIAGLEGAKKALKEAVVYPFLRPDLFSGLREPARGMLLFGPPGTGKTMLARAVATESKSTFFSVSASTLTSKWHGESEKLVRALFGLAKTLAPSIIFVDEIDSLLSARSSGAENEASRRSKTEFLIQWSDLQRAAAGREQGKADKKVGDASRVLVLAATNMPWDIDEAARRRFVRRQYIPLPEHGVREQQIRKLLSHQVYELADDDIEVLVQVTEGFSGSDITALAKDAAMGPLRNLGEALLHTPMDQIRPIRFADFEASLYAIRPSVSQEGLKQYEEWAKNFGERGG; encoded by the exons ATGGCCAAAACCACTTCTTCGCTGCAAAAGACCTACGACGAGTGCTATCTCACGTGCTCAACCGCCGTTTACTTCGAAGGCAAA AACAATGAAGCAGAGGCCTTGAGGTCCTGGCGCTCCGCCCTCGAAACCATCAATTACCATAATGCCTATCGCTTGTCTGCTACCTACACCCCGCGAACCGAAACCGAAAAGGCCCTCCAAGACTCCATCCGACAATTAGAGGCTCAATGTCGAGAACGCGTTGATCTCCTCGAAGCTCTCCGTGAAAGCAGGAAAGAAGCTCAGAAAGACAACAATCCCTCTATTAACGGCAACGGTACCGGCAACGGAAACGGAAACAGCAAACCTACAAGTCCTACCGGGTTATCGTCACTAAAAGGCAAATTCTCGTCCAAGAGTCCGACTTCGCCGACAAACAATACTAGTCATAATAATACCACTCCGGGCTGGATCGGTGACGGTACCATTCCCGCCGTTCATTACGCCGATCTATCCAAACCCCCCACATTACCGGGTCGGCCCCAGCCTCAGACCAGGATCAGCTCCGAGTCGATCGCCCCCCGACACGCGACTACGACATCATCTGCAGTCTCACCGCCATCCCAGGTCCTATCCAATTCCTCCAGCAGACCCAAGTCCAAGCCCAAACCCAAGCCCCAGTCACAATCGCGCATCTTGAGTCCGGAAAGGAAAGCACCGGACAATATACCACCCATGTTATCGACATTACGCAAAGGGTATCCCAAGAAGGATCCTAAGAAGGATCCCAAGAAAcaggccaagaagaaggccagTAGTCCCAGGATTAGTCCGGAACGGACCTCGAGGCCGGCTGCCTCGCAGGCCGCCGCGGGCTTAGCGTGGGATAGTAACTATCGATCGCCGTCGTCATCGGACAGAGGGGCCAGTGATGCGGCACTAGTGTCGTCGAGGATTAGTGTCTCAGATTCGAGGTATTCGTCGGGAGAAGAAGTGCCAACGAGGAGGACATTTGCCGATGAGACTGAGCCGAGTTCCCCGCGGACGTCTGACCAGGCTATACGACGGGTTCCTGCGAAGACCCCGGTGACAATCTCGTCTGCTGCGTCTGGTGGTGCGCGTTCTCATTCTGCGAGTCGCGAACGATCATATTCAGGGTCCGCGCCGCGTTCGTCGCCAAAGCCCTCTGTTAAACCCAAGCCGGCTGAATTGAAAACGTCACAGCAGGCTCCTGTTCGACCAAAGCTCAATCGCGCAGCGTCTGGTTCCGGGACGCCCAGGTCTAGTCGGACAAGCCAACCCGCACCGAGAACTCGAATCACACCCACTTCAACTGGAAATAATGATGCAGGACTTTCCGGTTCTATGGACCGAATGGATATCTCTGATCCGGCGATTCGAAGGAAACCGCAGGTCCGGAGAGAGACGCCTCCATCGAGCGATGCCGAATCACCCGGCCCCCGGTCCACAGATGCAGACGAGGATAacgaagaagatgatgaggatgaggacgggGACGAAGACGATGCGATTATGGATATCATGAACAAACTCCCCAAAGGCGTCGACACCATGGCAGCCCGCCAGATCCTCAACGACATCGTCGTCCGCGGCGACGAAGTACACTGGGACGATATAGCAGGACTCGAAGGCGCAAAAAAAGCCCTCAAAGAAGCAGTCGTCTACCCATTCCTGCGTCCAGATTTATTTTCTGGCCTCCGCGAACCAGCCCGCGGCATGCTCTTATTCGGACCCCCTGGTACAGGAAAAACAATGCTTGCGCGAGCTGTAGCCACCGAATCCAAATCAACCTTCTTCTCTGTATCTGCCTCTACACTGACATCCAAATGGCATGGCGAAAGCGAAAAGCTCGTCCGCGCGTTATTCGGTCTCGCGAAAACCCTCGCCCCATCTATCATCTTCGTCGACGAGATCGACTCTTTACTATCTGCGCGATCATCAGGAGCAGAAAACGAAGCGTCGCGTCGCTCAAAGACGGAATTCCTGATCCAATGGTCTGATCTACAACGCGCAGCTGCAGGGCGCGAACAAGGGAAAGCGGATAAGAAGGTCGGAGATGCAAGTCGGGTCCTTGTCCTGGCTGCTACGAATATGCCATGGGATATCGATGAAGCTGCCCGACGCCGATTCGTGAGGAGACAGTACATCCCGCTTCCTGAGCATGGCGTGCGCGAACAGCAGATACGGAAATTGCTCAGCCATCAAGTCTACGAGTTAgctgatgatgatattgagGTTCTTGTCCAGGTTACAGAAG GCTTCTCCGGCAGCGACATAACAGCCCTCGCTAAAGACGCAGCAATGGGCCCCCTCCGCAACCTCGGCGAAGCCCTCCTGCACACGCCCATGGACCAGATCAGACCGATCCGGTTCGCTGATTTCGAGGCGAGTTTGTACGCTATCAGGCCGAGTGTCAGTCAAGAAGGGCTGAAGCAGTATGAGGAGTGGGCGAAGAATTTCGGGGAGAGGGGGGGTTGA
- a CDS encoding uncharacterized protein (COG:S;~EggNog:ENOG410PQ2N;~InterPro:IPR026243;~go_component: GO:0070652 - HAUS complex [Evidence IEA];~go_process: GO:0051225 - spindle assembly [Evidence IEA]): MDPLVSPAKARQAAIQAKDWAYVNSWLSRQCAPKPVPAFERNEDTLRTLLALAAASDAADEEATLVHRAREEVVQGFKAREEAEDKQKLELLDEVEMCLDDKGRRNLDYLAETSAVLGALSTEAPNLGQSIIELTKEEFDTHEQISKVDALQKYLEKELASLQEQLETLKSDEAYDTSSDLPALTAEWTRNTKLLTAKVREYRDRIASLERSEHKGATIEELIAEEGSVLQIKGMVETLEKRVRMFLDLPEDIPSARSQYRQLERELGQLIQQRNSMLEPSG, translated from the coding sequence ATGGACCCCCTCGTCTCTCCCGCCAAAGCGCGACAAGCCGCCATTCAAGCCAAAGACTGGGCCTACGTGAATTCCTGGCTGAGTCGCCAATGCGCCCCAAAGCCTGTCCCTGCTTTTGAACGAAACGAAGATACTCTACGAACCCTGCTCGCATTAGCCGCAGCCAGCGATGCTGCCGACGAGGAAGCCACTTTAGTCCACCGTGCACGGGAGGAAGTAGTGCAGGGATTCAAAGCGCGAGAGGAAGCGGAAGACAAACAGAAACTAGAACTACTGGATGAAGTCGAGATGTGCCTGGATGATAAAGGGAGGCGAAACCTGGATTATCTGGCAGAAACAAGCGCTGTCCTGGGGGCATTGAGCACGGAGGCCCCCAATCTCGGACAGTCCATTATCGAGCTTACGAAGGAGGAATTCGATACTCACGAACAAATTTCGAAGGTGGATGCTTTGCAGAAGTATCTGGAAAAGGAATTGGCTTCGCTGCAGGAACAACTGGAGACACTCAAGTCTGATGAGGCCTACGACACATCCTCGGATCTTCCAGCATTGACGGCGGAATGGACCAGGAATACGAAGCTACTCACTGCGAAAGTGAGAGAATACCGGGATCGAATCGCGTCACTTGAAAGGAGTGAGCATAAAGGGGCTACAATTGAGGAGTTGATAGCTGAAGAGGGAAGTGTACTTCAAATCAAGGGAATGGTTGAGACCCTGGAAAAACGGGTCCGAATGTTCCTTGATTTGCCCGAGGATATACCAAGTGCTCGCTCCCAGTATCGACAATTAGAACGCGAACTGGGACAACTCATCCAGCAGCGGAATTCAATGCTCGAGCCCAGTGGATGA